The DNA window GGTCCTATTTATAAAAtaggatgacatataaaaagaaacggAAGGAAtagtatatttaaaaatcaatatccAATAAGCTCCTATGCTGAGTTAAGCCAACCACAATCTGTTAGTAGTGGCAAATGTTGTCTTTTCTATAATGTGTTATATAGATCGCGATAAATTTGATATAAGAACTTTAGGTTATAAAATTATGTGAGTCAAGAAGTAGTGTCTTAGTATAGACTCATTTATGAGTATGTTGTTCATGGCCATATTTCAAAGACATGTTAGAAaggtttctctttttttctttttttttttcattcgtgCGATATAGTTGAATTAAGTCTAATATATCCaatgtaatttataattaacCGTCGAATACTGAATGATAGTTATTGTAAAgccttaataaattaataatctctttTAAGATAGTATTTTTCTTTGATTCCGACTTGGGCGaatgaaaaaaatcactcattttgataagatagttttaaaaaagtattttcgGAAGAGCGATATATAAATGTggtcccattaatattataaattaataaatttttaaaaatacaaatatatttaagacaattttgtgaaatatgattctattgttGATTTTGTGACACATTTTAAATGAGAAACCATTTTTGGATGTGGTNTTTTCTATAATGTGTTATATAGATCGCGATAAATTTGATATAAGAACTTTAGGTTATAAAATTATGTGAGTCAAGAAGTAGTGTCTTAGTATAGACTCATTTATGAGTATGTTGTTCATGGCCATATTTCAAAGACATGTTAGAAaggtttctcttttttttttttttttcattcgtgCGATATAGTTGAATTAAGTCTAATATATCCAATGTTAATTTATAATTAGCTGTCGAATACTGAATGATAGTTATTGTAAAaccttaataaattaataatctctttAAGATAGTATTTTTCTTCGATTTCGACTTGGGCGAATGAAAAAAATCACTGataagataattttaaaaaaagtattttcagAAGAGCGCTATATAAATGTggtcccattaatattataaattaataaattttaaaaaatacaaatatatttaagacAATTTTGTGAAATATGATGCTATTGTTGAAATTGTGACACATTTTAAATGAGAAACCATTTTTGGATATGATTTCAAGAAATTTATTATCTGCTTATATAGTTTATTCTCTCACCAACATACATTGAATGCAAAAAGTAAAGATACAAggaataatatttgattattaagaaacaataaacaTTATGTatactaaatttatttttacaatgaatcattgaattcttaaatttattttacaatgaaTCATTTAACAAAAATTGTATTACAATGAATCATACATATACATTGTACTCTATgtataatgaattttttttctatatgaattcaataaatatgatacataatttagtaagatattatgattttaatttattcattgtactttatgtataataatatttttttatgtatataaattcaataaatatgatacataaattgtAGTCCGTGGCAAAAGGCTCGTAGTCACGTGATTGCATGAAGAGGAGCAGAAGCCAGTTTGTTGCTGCAAATGTACTCTTTCTTTTATTACTTTAGAATTAATTACAGATTCCCTcacaattatattatgttgaagACTTATCATTATATATGAATAATGTATGATGTCTTACTTAacactaaaatttaaattccattTCTAGGAGGAATTTGGTTTCAAACCAGGAATAATATTCCAGGATTATATATGCGAGGTGACCTCTTCCTATCTATCCTTTTTTTTCACGTTCAGAGTAAATTGATATCTATGTTGATAAGAGTAACATAATGAAACTTCATTCCCCAAAACTTGTATAGTAACATAATGAAATTTCATTTTCCAGAAGAGATATAACATCTATAATACTTACCATTTCTTTGGAGACTGCAGGTGTTAAACAAGTTAGCAAGCTTTTTTATGGTTGTATTTTTTATCAATGAAGAATTTAAATGGTCCCAAATGTCATACAGATAATAGTGCCATATATTGTCTTACAACAGACAACTTACAATACAAAAACAATGATCGAGTGTAGTTTGAAGTTGTTCTCGTCTTACCTCATCCTTCAACTCGTAGTTTAAAACACCATTCGATTGCCCAATGATTCACCCTGCCAATGTCTTGGCACCAAAGATATATGACATGTTCACGacctttttttgttgttgaaaataTCAGTGGTGTTCAGGCCAGCTTGCTCACATAGTCTTCACCTTTCCAACAATGACTGTAATATCATCGAGCTTTCCTCCTGTTCAAGGTTACATAGGAAAGAAACCTTGTCGGGCATGTCATCAAGAATATGGCAAGAAAAGGCTCGAAAAATGATTCCTTCTAGTCATACCTGTAAACTTCATTCCAAATACTTTCTTCCACCAAGGAACATCAAATCCCTGTTAGTGCTAAAAAATAAGTATCATCTTATACCGTGACAGAcaatgcatttgaggacaatttatatatatatattgaatcaGACTGAAAATTTACCCTTGCTCTAGCCTCCAGTGAAAAAGGGGAGTCGAATTTGGTATCCACAGAATGATTGCGCGCCAAATCAGCTAATGCCTTAGCTAACATTGATACCAAACAAGTAAGAATACCATAGAAATGAGTCAACTGTTTCCAAGCAGAAATAAGATTTAAGTAGAAAACAAGTACCAGCATTAGAGACATCATCATTTGTGGTCACAACTGAAACAATCTCTTGATCGAAAATATTATCAAAGAGGCCATCTGAGCCCATTACAATTGTATCTCCTACTTGCAAGTTCACCGTGCTAACCTGAGAAAAGAACATACACAGAGACGAGACAAAGAGCGCGTTTACTCTAGCAGTCAAAtacaatatcacaaaatttatgTGGTGAGGCGACAGAAACGTCTCCCTAGGACATGTAGGCTTATTGGATGACAAGTAACAAGATCTCTAACGATACCAAAGTGCACATTAgagaaaattgattttctccATCAGGTGATCAggaaaagagtaaattttaattACTTGGCATCCAAATTAGTCTGGATTCTGCAAGTACTAGAAAGCAAGGAGGTCTCTGAAAGCTTTTTGTGTAAAATTTTGACAGCTGAGAAAAGATTATAAAATTTATCCTCTT is part of the Solanum stenotomum isolate F172 chromosome 8, ASM1918654v1, whole genome shotgun sequence genome and encodes:
- the LOC125874139 gene encoding probable protein phosphatase 2C 1 isoform X2, which codes for MLLHHLSVQLRYRIVSVFKNGILKIGSVGDCGLRVIRKGQMIFSTFPLEHYFDCPYQLSSESVTQTYLDAIVSTVNLQVGDTIVMGSDGLFDNIFDQEIVSVVTTNDDVSNAAKALADLARNHSVDTKFDSPFSLEARARGFDVPWWKKVFGMKFTGGKLDDITVIVGKVKTM